In Microbacterium sp. ABRD28, the genomic stretch GACGACGCAGATCTACACCCACGTGAGCGTCGACGCCCTGCGCGACGTTTACGCGACCAGTCATCCGCGCGCCCGGTGAGCCGTGATGGGTGAGCCTCCCGGGCCTGGGGGCGCGCGTCGTTAGAATCGATCAGACATGTCGGAAGTCAGGAGAGTCGTGGCCGGTAGCACGCGGAGCGCGAAGAAGGCCGCTGTCAGCGACGTCCCGATCGGTCCCACCGGTCGGCCCTATCGCGGATTCCCGACCCCTCCCAAGCTCGACGGCCACGGGCCGGCGCGCATCATCTCGCTGTGCAACCAGAAGGGCGGGGTGGGGAAGACCACCACGACCATCAACCTCGCCGCGGCGCTGGCCGGGTACGGTCGTCGCGTCCTGGCTGTGGACTTCGACCCCCAGGGTGCGCTGTCGGCCGGTCTCGGCATCCAGACCCACGAGATCCCGACGATCTACGACCTGCTCCTGGACACCAAGCGCGATCCCGCCGAGGTCATCGTGACCACCCGGGTCGAGAACCTCGATGTCCTCCCGGCCAACATCGACCTCTCGGCCGCCGAGGTCCACCTCGTCAACGAGGTCGCGCGCGAGACGACGCTGGCCCGCGTGCTGCGCAAGGTGTCGGCCGATTACGACGTCATCCTCGTGGACTGCCAGCCGTCCCTCGGACTTTTGACGGTCAATGCGCTCACCGCGAGCCACGGCGTGCTCATCCCTCTCGAGTGCGAGTTCTTCGCCCTTCGCGGTGTCGCCCTCCTCATCGAAACCATCGACAAGGTGCGTGATCGGCTGAACCCGACGATCACGCTCGACGGTGTGCTCGCCACGATGTACGACTCCCGCACCCTCCACTCCCGCGAGGTGCTCGAGCGCGTCGTCGATGCATTCGGCGACGAGGTGCTGGAGACGGTCATCGGACGCACCGTGAAGTTCCCGGACGCCTCCGTCTCGGGAATGCCCATCACCGAGTTCGCGCCCGAGCACGCCGCGGCGCAGGCCTACCTGCGGCTCGCGCGGGAGCTGGTCGCGCGTGGCGCCGTCGCCTGACACCCCCGACGGGCTGCCGGCGGCGTCAGACGCGCCCGACGGACACGGGGACGGGTTCCGCGTCTCGCTCAGCGTCTTCGACGGCCCCTTCGATCTCCTGCTGACCCTCATCTCCCAGCGCGAGCTCGACATCACCGAGGTCTCGCTCAGCGCGGTCACCGATGAATTCATCGCCTACCTGCGGCGGCTGGACCCCGATGAAGAACTCGAGGAGGCCTCGGAGTTCCTCGTCGTCGCCGCGACCCTCCTGGACATGAAGGTCGCGGGACTTCTCCCGCAGGGGGAG encodes the following:
- a CDS encoding ParA family protein, translated to MSEVRRVVAGSTRSAKKAAVSDVPIGPTGRPYRGFPTPPKLDGHGPARIISLCNQKGGVGKTTTTINLAAALAGYGRRVLAVDFDPQGALSAGLGIQTHEIPTIYDLLLDTKRDPAEVIVTTRVENLDVLPANIDLSAAEVHLVNEVARETTLARVLRKVSADYDVILVDCQPSLGLLTVNALTASHGVLIPLECEFFALRGVALLIETIDKVRDRLNPTITLDGVLATMYDSRTLHSREVLERVVDAFGDEVLETVIGRTVKFPDASVSGMPITEFAPEHAAAQAYLRLARELVARGAVA